Sequence from the Microbacterium sp. AZCO genome:
GAAGGCATGACGCGTCACCTCCTGCGCGACGACGACCTGACCCAGGCCGAGCAGGACGAGATCCTCGACCTCGCCGTCGCCCTCAAGAAGGATCGCTGGAAGCTGAAGCCCCTCGAGGGCCCGCAGACGGTCGCCGTGATCTTCGACAAGTCCTCGACGCGCACGCGCGTGTCGTTCGCCGTGGGGATCGCCGACCTCGGCGGGTCGCCCCTCATCATCTCGACGGCCAACAGCCAGCTCGGCGGCAAGGAGACCCCGGCCGACACCGCGCGGGTGCTCGAGCGCCAGGTCGCCGCGATCGTGTGGCGCACCTACGCGCAGGCGGGCCTCGAGGAGATGGCCGCCGGCACACGCGTCCCCGTGGTCAACGCCCTGAGCGACGACTTCCACCCGTGCCAGCTCCTCGCCGACCTCCTCACGATCAAGGAGCACAAGGGGGAGCTGAAGGGCCTGACCCTCGCCTTCTTCGGCGACGGCATGTCGAACATGGCGCACTCGTACGTGCTCGCGTGCGTCACGGCCGGGATGCACGTGCGGGTCGCCTCGCCCGAGGCCTACGCACCCCGCGACGACGTCATCGCCGATGCCGATCGCCGTGCCGCCGAGACCGGCGGCTCCGTCACGCTCTACACCGACCCCAACGAGGCGGCGGCCGGTGCCGACGTCATCGTGACCGACACGTGGGTGTCGATGGGCAAGGAGGAGGAGAAGCTCGCGCGCCTGCGCGACCTCGGCGGCTACAAGGTCACGCAGGAGATCATGGGGCTGGCGAAGCCCGATGCGATCTTCATCCACTGCCTCCCCGCCGATCGCGGCTACGAGGTCGACGCCGAGGTGATCGACGGCCCGCAGAGCGTCGTGTGGGACGAGGCCGAGAACCGGCTGCACGCGCAGAAGGCGCTCCTCGTGTGGCTGCTCCGGCAGCAGTAGCCGAGCAGTCCTGGTTCCGCTCCCGCTGGGAGCGGCTCAACGGTCCTGCCCGGATCGCGGGCGTGGACCTCGCGCGGGGACTCGCGGTACTCGGGATGCTCACCGCCCACCTCGTCGACACGCCCGAGCTCGTCCCCGCCGACCCCTCCACGTGGCTCGGGGTCGTCGACGGACGCTCGTCGATCCTCTTCGCGACCCTCGCCGGAGTGTCCATCGGGCTTGTGACGGGCGGGCCGACGCCGCTGCGCGGCGCGGCGATGCGCACGGTGCGGCTGCGGCTCGTCGTGC
This genomic interval carries:
- the argF gene encoding ornithine carbamoyltransferase, whose translation is MTRHLLRDDDLTQAEQDEILDLAVALKKDRWKLKPLEGPQTVAVIFDKSSTRTRVSFAVGIADLGGSPLIISTANSQLGGKETPADTARVLERQVAAIVWRTYAQAGLEEMAAGTRVPVVNALSDDFHPCQLLADLLTIKEHKGELKGLTLAFFGDGMSNMAHSYVLACVTAGMHVRVASPEAYAPRDDVIADADRRAAETGGSVTLYTDPNEAAAGADVIVTDTWVSMGKEEEKLARLRDLGGYKVTQEIMGLAKPDAIFIHCLPADRGYEVDAEVIDGPQSVVWDEAENRLHAQKALLVWLLRQQ